A single window of Anaerocolumna chitinilytica DNA harbors:
- a CDS encoding response regulator transcription factor, translating into MDNILIIEDDKAISDLILWNLELAGYKGQQAYSGKEAQEVLTGFNPQLVLLDISLPDMEGFELMELLMEKALPVIFLTARNSLSDKLKGLKMGADDYIVKPFEALELLARIEVVLRRNTRAPEVTRFENLEINTEERSVRKDGTLVELTMKEYELMLLLIKHRNKALSREKILELVWSYDYLGETRTVDIHIQKIRKKLGWEEQIKTVYKYGYRLEDKA; encoded by the coding sequence ATGGATAATATTCTTATTATAGAAGATGATAAAGCCATTTCAGATTTAATTCTTTGGAATCTTGAATTAGCAGGATATAAAGGCCAGCAGGCGTATTCCGGTAAAGAAGCACAGGAAGTGCTTACAGGATTCAATCCTCAACTTGTGCTTCTGGATATATCGCTGCCAGATATGGAAGGTTTTGAACTTATGGAACTACTGATGGAGAAAGCGCTGCCGGTAATTTTCCTTACAGCTAGAAACAGTCTGTCAGATAAGCTAAAGGGATTGAAAATGGGTGCTGATGATTATATTGTCAAACCCTTTGAAGCACTGGAGCTGCTGGCAAGAATAGAAGTCGTACTTCGCCGAAATACCAGAGCCCCGGAGGTAACTCGTTTTGAGAATCTGGAAATCAATACGGAAGAACGTTCAGTACGAAAAGATGGCACACTTGTTGAGTTGACTATGAAGGAATATGAGCTAATGCTCCTTTTGATAAAGCATCGTAACAAAGCGCTCTCCAGAGAAAAAATACTGGAATTAGTCTGGAGCTATGATTACTTAGGTGAAACACGTACGGTGGATATTCACATTCAGAAAATCCGCAAGAAACTGGGCTGGGAAGAGCAGATTAAAACCGTTTACAAATATGGGTATCGGCTGGAGGACAAAGCATGA
- a CDS encoding MFS transporter: MSIVNKEKTLRKHPLIELLRNNKGNARTLILMEPLWGIPYNLIAPFATLYMYTQGITDVQIGLILSIAMFVQVLFSFFGGILTDKLGRKYTTMLGDFFGWSIACLIWAISDNFWLFLIAVLFNSFEQINQTAWFCLLIEDAEPKDLLGIYTWVNIGGLVAIFFAPISGLLISSFTVVPVVRVLYLVFAINMLIKVVITYKHCNETRQGKIRKAETKNTSALKLLYEYKDLIPKLLKNKEIMKVLLVCVILHITNLVSNNFFSLYVTQRLGIADRYLAFFPILNAAVMLMFMVGIQHRLETVKLRIPMWTGLVLYAGCSILLILTPKEKISLVILYVIIAAVANALVMPRKDTLLQLNINPKERARINALIMSFTIAFASPFGYLAGWLSSFDRRLPFMFTFSIFIVAIIVIGSIRDPEFMNGNTEIDDHVDIGACD; this comes from the coding sequence GTGAGTATAGTAAATAAAGAAAAAACGTTGCGAAAGCACCCACTAATTGAACTATTAAGAAATAACAAAGGAAATGCAAGAACTCTAATATTAATGGAACCTCTCTGGGGTATTCCGTATAATTTAATCGCACCTTTTGCCACACTATATATGTACACTCAGGGAATAACAGATGTTCAAATCGGACTGATTCTATCAATAGCTATGTTTGTTCAAGTGCTTTTTTCTTTTTTTGGCGGAATACTTACTGATAAGTTGGGACGCAAATATACAACAATGTTGGGTGATTTCTTTGGATGGAGCATTGCGTGTTTAATATGGGCAATTTCTGATAACTTTTGGCTCTTTTTAATTGCAGTTTTATTTAACAGTTTTGAACAAATAAACCAGACGGCTTGGTTTTGTTTGTTGATTGAAGATGCAGAACCCAAGGACTTATTAGGGATATATACCTGGGTAAATATAGGTGGTCTCGTTGCAATCTTTTTTGCTCCTATTTCAGGGCTATTGATAAGCTCTTTTACTGTAGTTCCGGTTGTCCGTGTTTTATATCTTGTATTTGCAATAAATATGCTGATTAAGGTGGTTATTACTTATAAGCATTGTAATGAAACCAGACAAGGAAAGATCCGTAAAGCTGAGACGAAAAATACCTCTGCTTTAAAGTTGTTATATGAATATAAGGATTTGATACCAAAGTTGCTGAAGAATAAAGAGATTATGAAAGTCCTTCTTGTATGCGTAATATTACATATAACCAATCTTGTCAGTAACAATTTCTTTAGCTTGTATGTAACACAAAGATTAGGTATAGCAGATCGTTATTTAGCCTTTTTCCCTATTTTAAATGCGGCTGTTATGCTGATGTTTATGGTTGGAATACAGCATCGTTTAGAAACTGTGAAATTACGGATACCTATGTGGACTGGTCTGGTGTTATATGCTGGGTGCTCAATTCTTCTGATACTGACTCCAAAGGAGAAGATATCGTTGGTTATTCTTTATGTTATTATTGCTGCAGTAGCCAATGCTCTTGTAATGCCTCGAAAAGATACCTTACTTCAGTTAAATATTAATCCGAAGGAGCGGGCTCGAATTAATGCTTTGATTATGTCCTTTACCATTGCTTTTGCCTCACCATTTGGCTACTTAGCTGGATGGTTATCAAGTTTTGACCGTCGCTTGCCATTTATGTTTACATTCTCTATTTTTATTGTAGCAATCATTGTCATTGGTAGTATCCGTGATCCTGAATTTATGAATGGGAATACGGAAATTGATGATCATGTAGATATTGGGGCATGTGATTAA
- a CDS encoding amidohydrolase, translating into MKADIVLQSNAIFTGLSKHPISGCIAMKGNTILAVNKTDGSEYIDCHTKVLDLGDRLVCPGFTDVHCFFTGYLLSIAGIDLEQCETEAELLETLNTYKSKLSEGATILGRGVNPNFSTLSSDFLDKTFGMVPVILFHKDSESCFMNTAAINTYQFTPESCYSESYWRLLKYVLSDTKFSVPAFINYLKFMNSRGITSIKEMGFDDFWGFTEILDQLEKNKELTVRVSFMSQPVGAPMNLAYGRNMREKFTGDYVHFSGYNQMTDGSISQLEGEMKEPYLCKDTFCVKEIDWDILEQDTLAADNEGFRFSLHAQGDRAIEKVIDIYEKCHKNADGTLKNRHAITDLECTDPKDLERMGQLGIIAEIYPQIMSLANRKDKLSMIQDKIGLDRGKNYWNRRKMADSNITISCGTDLPLLFDDIPESVYHTVGARFPEGGEPYNAENTLLLHELLRAWSFGGQYNLGFENRLGTLEAGKLADITVLSHNLFTTPLEEIREAKVCLTLVDGNIVYNNL; encoded by the coding sequence ATGAAAGCAGATATTGTATTACAATCCAATGCTATTTTCACTGGTTTAAGCAAGCACCCAATCAGCGGATGCATTGCAATGAAAGGAAACACGATTCTTGCTGTTAACAAAACCGATGGTTCTGAATACATTGACTGTCATACAAAGGTATTAGATTTAGGAGATCGGCTAGTATGTCCTGGTTTTACTGATGTCCATTGTTTCTTCACCGGTTATCTGCTAAGCATTGCCGGAATTGATTTAGAGCAATGCGAAACAGAAGCTGAGTTGTTAGAAACTTTAAATACATACAAATCGAAGCTTAGTGAAGGTGCTACGATTCTTGGAAGAGGCGTGAATCCTAATTTTTCCACTCTAAGCAGCGATTTTTTGGATAAAACCTTTGGTATGGTACCTGTTATCCTGTTTCATAAAGATAGTGAAAGTTGTTTTATGAATACGGCAGCTATCAATACCTATCAATTCACGCCAGAGAGCTGTTACTCAGAGAGTTATTGGAGACTGCTAAAATATGTACTTAGCGATACTAAATTTTCCGTACCTGCCTTTATAAACTATCTAAAATTTATGAACTCCAGAGGTATAACCTCTATAAAAGAAATGGGATTTGATGATTTTTGGGGATTCACAGAGATATTGGATCAATTAGAAAAAAACAAAGAGCTTACCGTTCGTGTCAGTTTTATGAGTCAACCCGTAGGCGCGCCTATGAACTTAGCTTACGGACGTAATATGCGTGAGAAATTTACTGGAGATTATGTACATTTTTCCGGATACAACCAGATGACGGATGGTTCTATCAGTCAGTTAGAAGGAGAAATGAAAGAACCATATCTTTGTAAGGATACCTTTTGTGTTAAAGAAATTGATTGGGATATATTAGAGCAAGACACCCTTGCTGCTGATAACGAAGGCTTTCGTTTTTCCCTGCATGCACAAGGAGACCGTGCCATTGAGAAAGTTATTGATATCTATGAAAAATGCCATAAAAATGCAGATGGAACTCTAAAAAACCGTCATGCCATTACCGATTTAGAATGCACTGATCCAAAGGATTTAGAACGTATGGGGCAGCTTGGAATTATTGCAGAAATATACCCACAGATTATGTCCCTTGCAAATCGCAAGGATAAACTTTCTATGATTCAGGATAAAATCGGATTAGATCGTGGAAAAAATTACTGGAACCGCAGAAAAATGGCAGATAGTAACATCACCATTTCCTGTGGCACAGATTTACCCCTTTTGTTTGATGATATACCAGAATCTGTCTACCATACCGTAGGTGCCAGATTTCCTGAAGGCGGGGAGCCGTATAATGCCGAGAACACGCTACTTTTACATGAACTATTGAGAGCATGGAGCTTTGGTGGTCAATATAATCTAGGCTTCGAAAACCGCCTTGGCACGCTTGAAGCCGGTAAACTCGCAGATATCACAGTACTTAGCCATAATTTGTTTACAACGCCGCTTGAAGAAATCCGCGAAGCAAAGGTCTGCCTTACGTTGGTAGATGGCAACATCGTATATAACAATTTGTAA
- a CDS encoding sensor histidine kinase, producing MKLWQKVFLGTFLLFEVLFNTSSFYLIEHNFNSNLSAVIERGLSEQMIIQSQVRTDWTYLSTLNGQIQLTSNAQDFLENNADKYTRFFNSNEVFLEILDNHDKTVFTSFPGKNDKNRQELNLSESDDRKYIIRDVEGRTYLFISGNLSLGAKAFKLIYIRDISKTYQDKNSQVSLFFKINIVITIILAGGLYLLIWYLTRSIRSLNESARAIAGGGYSQRVPISSSDEIGILAENFNQMAEAVESKVAELEETVKSRQLFINYLTHELKTPLTSIIGYADLLRTAKYNEETFFKALTYIYSEGKRLESLSFKLMDLILIGNKKPEMEYMDIAVICGELEAALKPQLENKQITLLVKAESYTMLLERDLFKLLCSNLLDNAIKASDIGGQIVLRGSVIKDMGYVLDIQDHGVGISSENISRIFEPFFVVDSIQSKANHGFGLGLAICAEIVRLHEGQIDVESKLCEGTTVKIRFFK from the coding sequence ATGAAGCTCTGGCAAAAAGTTTTCCTTGGCACATTTTTATTATTTGAAGTTTTATTTAACACTTCTTCTTTTTATCTGATTGAGCATAATTTCAACAGCAATTTAAGTGCGGTAATCGAACGTGGACTTTCTGAACAGATGATCATTCAATCGCAGGTTCGGACTGATTGGACTTATCTCAGTACCTTGAACGGACAAATTCAATTGACCAGTAATGCTCAAGATTTTTTAGAAAATAACGCAGACAAATATACGCGCTTTTTTAATAGCAATGAGGTTTTTCTCGAAATATTAGACAATCATGACAAGACCGTCTTCACCAGTTTCCCAGGGAAGAATGACAAAAATCGGCAAGAACTTAACTTGTCGGAAAGTGATGACAGAAAATACATCATCCGTGACGTGGAAGGAAGAACATATTTATTTATAAGTGGTAATTTATCACTGGGTGCAAAGGCTTTTAAACTCATATACATTCGTGATATCTCCAAGACTTACCAAGATAAAAACTCACAAGTCAGCCTGTTCTTTAAAATAAATATTGTCATTACCATTATACTAGCGGGTGGTTTGTATTTATTAATTTGGTATCTGACAAGATCAATCAGATCACTTAATGAATCGGCAAGGGCTATTGCCGGAGGGGGTTATTCACAGCGGGTCCCAATTTCTTCAAGTGACGAGATTGGCATCCTTGCAGAGAATTTCAATCAGATGGCTGAAGCAGTAGAGAGCAAAGTGGCTGAATTGGAGGAAACGGTAAAAAGCCGTCAGCTGTTTATCAACTATTTAACCCATGAACTCAAGACGCCGCTCACTTCTATTATTGGTTATGCCGACTTACTTCGAACAGCTAAATACAATGAAGAGACATTCTTCAAGGCGCTGACTTATATCTATTCAGAAGGAAAGAGATTGGAGAGCCTTTCCTTTAAATTGATGGATTTAATTCTCATTGGAAATAAAAAGCCGGAGATGGAATATATGGATATTGCTGTTATATGCGGTGAATTAGAGGCTGCATTGAAACCGCAACTGGAAAATAAACAAATTACGTTATTGGTGAAAGCAGAATCCTATACAATGTTGCTGGAGAGAGATTTGTTTAAACTGCTATGTTCCAATTTGTTGGACAACGCTATTAAAGCCTCGGATATTGGCGGTCAAATTGTCTTAAGAGGCTCTGTTATAAAAGATATGGGTTATGTATTGGATATCCAAGACCATGGAGTCGGGATTTCTTCGGAAAATATCTCAAGGATATTTGAACCATTTTTTGTTGTAGACAGTATCCAATCCAAGGCGAATCATGGATTTGGGCTAGGTCTTGCAATCTGTGCCGAAATCGTTCGTTTGCATGAGGGGCAGATTGATGTTGAGAGTAAGCTTTGTGAAGGCACCACAGTTAAAATCAGATTTTTTAAATAA
- a CDS encoding TetR/AcrR family transcriptional regulator, which translates to MAYEKADQRVRYTKMVIKNSLLELMKERPVSKVTVTDICKKANINRNTFYTHYANQFELLSKIEDELYEEIRQVVGHTMNLENSGKLSYEICKYIKANSNICEVLFSENGDKELLERILYISHDINIEKWKKEVKNIDQKLFDKWYTFTAYGSIAIIKKWVTSGMKESPSKIAAFIDKATEAISKDFY; encoded by the coding sequence ATGGCATACGAAAAAGCAGACCAAAGAGTGAGATATACAAAGATGGTTATAAAAAATAGTTTACTGGAACTTATGAAAGAGCGTCCTGTCAGCAAAGTTACAGTGACAGATATATGCAAGAAGGCCAATATCAATCGCAATACTTTTTATACACATTATGCGAATCAGTTTGAGCTTCTTTCAAAAATTGAAGATGAGTTATATGAAGAAATCAGACAGGTTGTGGGGCATACTATGAACCTTGAAAATTCCGGAAAACTATCCTATGAAATTTGCAAGTATATAAAAGCAAATAGCAATATATGTGAGGTGTTATTTTCAGAGAATGGGGACAAGGAATTATTAGAACGTATTCTTTATATCAGCCACGATATTAATATTGAAAAATGGAAGAAGGAAGTAAAAAATATAGATCAAAAGTTATTTGATAAATGGTATACATTTACCGCATATGGCAGTATAGCCATAATAAAAAAATGGGTTACTAGTGGTATGAAGGAAAGTCCCAGTAAAATTGCTGCTTTTATTGATAAAGCGACAGAAGCAATATCGAAAGATTTTTATTAA
- the frlD gene encoding fructoselysine 6-kinase — MKVAAIGDNCIDVYEKIGKKYPTGNIVDTGVNLQRLGIPVSIISTTGSDENGNWMKEALLKEHLELSHFKTAEGATAITYMDMNGLDRVHGDYIEGVLETMIFDEEDIRFAAEHTLVHSALWGKAEDTLPKIKELNKNVLISFDYADRLTHELVESTLPFVDYGFYSYHNENNSSERDSFIENFLKDKVDRGMKVAVVTFGEKGSLAYDGKHFFDGKIYKAKIVNTVGAGDSFIAGFLYGILTGQDIESCLDTGAKLAADIVSVFEPWVM, encoded by the coding sequence ATGAAGGTAGCAGCAATCGGAGATAATTGTATTGATGTTTATGAAAAAATTGGGAAAAAATATCCGACTGGTAATATCGTGGATACTGGTGTGAATTTACAGCGCTTGGGTATTCCAGTTTCAATTATTAGTACAACTGGTTCGGATGAGAATGGAAACTGGATGAAAGAAGCACTTTTGAAGGAACATCTGGAACTGAGTCATTTTAAGACTGCAGAAGGTGCAACGGCGATTACCTATATGGATATGAATGGTCTGGACCGAGTGCATGGAGACTATATTGAGGGTGTTTTGGAAACTATGATATTTGATGAGGAAGACATCCGTTTTGCTGCAGAGCACACACTGGTTCATTCTGCTCTTTGGGGAAAGGCGGAGGATACACTTCCAAAAATAAAGGAGCTGAATAAGAATGTGCTGATCAGCTTTGACTATGCGGACAGACTTACTCATGAACTGGTTGAAAGCACCCTTCCATTTGTAGACTATGGATTCTATTCCTATCATAATGAAAATAATTCTTCCGAAAGAGATTCTTTTATTGAAAATTTTCTAAAAGATAAAGTAGACCGTGGAATGAAGGTGGCAGTTGTTACCTTTGGAGAAAAAGGTAGTCTGGCATATGATGGAAAACACTTTTTTGATGGGAAAATATATAAGGCAAAGATTGTAAATACAGTAGGTGCTGGTGATAGTTTTATTGCAGGATTTCTATACGGGATCTTAACAGGGCAGGATATCGAAAGTTGTCTTGATACCGGAGCAAAATTGGCGGCGGATATCGTTTCTGTTTTTGAACCGTGGGTGATGTAA
- a CDS encoding MATE family efflux transporter — MEISMENIYQSLLGEASVSKLIWKMSIPSIIGVMAYNVYNIIDTIFVAKGVGTNAAGGLAVSFPLFLFLSAVTTTLGSGAASVMSRAFGEKDYEKANKTAANTFGLFYFIAILITIFGLIFLDQLLYAMGVTDSLLPYAKSFTKIILIGAVTSTAFSSLIRAEGSSKYAMYVWVIPMLTNIILDPVFIFGFHMGVTGAAVATVIAQCVSVVMSINYFFLSGKSSLKIKLRHFIPNGKILQEIIFIGMPSFIQMFGYSISIIIINHILKKYGGDLSISTYGIVSKINTFLIIPMNGIVQGIQPIIGYNYGAQKKQRVWETIKRASFITGIYGVVISLSLIVLAEPIMYIFTSDPAVTRMGSYILKIINLGILFSGIQSIQSTYFQAVGKKLASLILSLCNYILCFIPVTLIMSRIYGLNGVWYSFPISTIMAFFISTILLIYSLRKEL, encoded by the coding sequence ATGGAGATTAGCATGGAAAATATATACCAGTCTTTGCTAGGGGAGGCTTCAGTTAGCAAATTAATATGGAAAATGTCAATTCCTTCAATCATAGGAGTGATGGCTTATAATGTTTATAACATCATTGATACTATTTTTGTAGCAAAAGGTGTAGGAACAAATGCTGCCGGAGGCTTAGCAGTTTCATTTCCTCTATTTTTGTTTTTATCTGCAGTAACAACAACCTTAGGCAGCGGAGCTGCATCTGTTATGTCAAGAGCATTTGGGGAAAAGGATTATGAAAAAGCAAATAAAACTGCAGCAAATACTTTCGGATTATTTTATTTCATAGCTATTCTCATTACAATTTTTGGTCTGATATTTTTGGATCAGCTACTCTATGCTATGGGGGTTACGGATTCACTTTTGCCCTATGCGAAGAGCTTTACTAAAATCATTTTAATCGGAGCTGTAACGAGTACAGCTTTTTCGAGTTTGATCCGAGCAGAGGGCAGTAGTAAATATGCTATGTATGTATGGGTAATCCCGATGCTTACGAATATTATCCTGGATCCGGTATTCATCTTTGGCTTCCATATGGGAGTTACCGGAGCGGCAGTTGCTACAGTTATCGCCCAATGTGTTTCAGTAGTAATGAGTATTAATTATTTCTTCTTATCAGGAAAGAGTTCGTTAAAGATAAAATTGAGACATTTTATTCCGAATGGAAAAATCCTGCAGGAGATAATTTTCATTGGAATGCCATCCTTCATTCAAATGTTTGGATATAGTATTTCAATTATTATCATAAATCATATATTAAAAAAATACGGAGGTGATTTATCCATAAGTACTTATGGAATCGTTAGTAAGATTAATACATTTTTGATTATTCCAATGAATGGGATTGTACAGGGAATTCAACCGATTATTGGCTATAATTATGGAGCGCAAAAGAAACAAAGAGTGTGGGAAACTATTAAAAGAGCCTCTTTTATAACAGGTATATATGGAGTTGTGATATCTCTCTCATTAATTGTACTGGCAGAACCGATTATGTATATTTTTACATCTGATCCGGCGGTAACTCGTATGGGCAGCTATATTTTAAAAATTATTAACCTAGGAATTTTATTCAGCGGTATACAATCCATACAGTCGACTTATTTTCAGGCAGTGGGGAAAAAGCTGGCTTCCCTGATATTATCACTGTGTAATTATATTCTATGTTTTATACCAGTTACCTTAATCATGTCCAGAATATATGGGTTAAATGGAGTATGGTATTCTTTTCCCATATCAACTATAATGGCATTTTTCATATCAACTATACTTCTTATTTATTCATTAAGAAAGGAACTATAG
- a CDS encoding carotenoid biosynthesis protein, whose product MGNITIVPVWIIQDILVLIIATLMVFYIIKNEERPKIVLLQFICFVFFYASVFENVAVSMGLMGNEGFYAYGHSILMIFNIPLTVPIIEFLIVYSTLRVLKTINIPSWTKPFITGLCAMIFDFSLDPVAVKQIFQTSEGIIGRWSYFPIPGEPVIYGEPVMNFTGWIYIAGYWTAFILIGEWWHKKKGYSNLIGYLYPFLASILSVVCLVSPLSNFFNYMGPFFARTSNMQWVMLISLSVISVGILVLAFVKFWDRKVLRSMDYKNDFPIMFTFLGFPMVNTIFCIIGGYWKILWLVVLAQVLLLLCWGGIRILSKKGISQKG is encoded by the coding sequence ATGGGAAATATAACGATTGTTCCTGTTTGGATTATTCAAGATATTTTAGTTCTAATCATCGCTACATTAATGGTCTTCTATATAATTAAAAACGAAGAACGTCCAAAAATTGTATTATTGCAATTCATATGTTTTGTCTTTTTCTACGCCTCAGTCTTTGAAAATGTTGCGGTATCTATGGGACTTATGGGAAATGAAGGTTTTTACGCATATGGGCATAGTATCCTAATGATATTCAATATACCATTAACTGTTCCAATTATCGAGTTTCTTATCGTTTACTCAACGTTACGTGTTTTGAAGACGATAAATATACCATCTTGGACTAAACCATTCATTACTGGACTTTGTGCTATGATTTTTGACTTTTCACTGGATCCAGTCGCAGTAAAACAGATATTCCAAACTTCGGAAGGAATCATTGGCAGGTGGAGTTATTTCCCGATACCTGGTGAGCCTGTAATATATGGGGAACCTGTCATGAATTTTACAGGATGGATCTATATAGCCGGATACTGGACTGCCTTTATTTTAATCGGTGAATGGTGGCATAAAAAGAAAGGCTACAGTAATCTTATTGGTTATTTATATCCGTTTTTGGCTTCCATTCTTTCTGTAGTTTGTTTGGTTTCACCTCTATCCAATTTCTTTAATTATATGGGACCATTTTTCGCCAGAACTTCAAATATGCAATGGGTAATGTTGATCTCTCTTTCTGTTATTTCAGTGGGAATTTTAGTGTTAGCTTTCGTCAAGTTCTGGGATCGTAAAGTCCTTCGTTCTATGGATTACAAAAACGATTTCCCTATCATGTTTACATTCCTGGGTTTTCCTATGGTTAATACCATATTCTGCATTATTGGTGGATACTGGAAGATACTATGGCTTGTTGTACTGGCACAGGTATTATTATTGCTATGCTGGGGTGGAATTCGCATTTTGAGTAAAAAAGGTATTTCTCAAAAAGGTTAA
- a CDS encoding SIMPL domain-containing protein — MATIREDENPGKKMVLTGKGQVSVNPDLAILRLGVLTTGEDVTSAQSENAKISQQVLEVLRQLGITDIKTVQYQIEKIIDYQNGNQIDRGYSVRNLYEVSIEDLGFVGTIIDNAVYNGANIIESIRFEVAEPDLYYQQALNLAVENAYEKAKSISSSLRIIFDPIPVLITEVSTQPIPFSPSFALREGTSATPIESGTTKIEASVIVEFIY; from the coding sequence ATGGCAACCATCAGAGAAGATGAAAACCCTGGTAAGAAAATGGTGTTAACAGGGAAAGGTCAGGTATCCGTCAATCCGGATCTCGCCATTCTAAGGCTTGGTGTTCTAACTACCGGAGAGGATGTTACGTCTGCTCAGTCTGAAAACGCGAAAATTAGCCAGCAGGTACTGGAAGTGTTGAGACAGCTCGGAATTACAGATATAAAAACGGTACAATATCAAATTGAAAAGATTATTGATTACCAAAACGGTAACCAGATCGACCGCGGATATTCTGTCCGCAATCTTTATGAAGTTAGTATAGAGGATTTAGGGTTTGTTGGAACCATCATCGATAACGCTGTATACAACGGGGCAAATATTATTGAATCCATACGCTTTGAAGTAGCTGAACCTGATTTATATTATCAGCAGGCACTTAATTTAGCAGTGGAAAACGCTTATGAGAAAGCGAAATCCATCTCGTCCAGCTTAAGAATTATCTTTGACCCCATTCCTGTCTTAATTACCGAAGTAAGTACACAACCGATTCCTTTTTCTCCTTCCTTTGCACTAAGAGAAGGTACCTCAGCCACACCAATCGAATCCGGAACTACAAAGATTGAAGCCTCAGTAATTGTGGAATTTATCTATTAA
- a CDS encoding phosphotransferase family protein, whose amino-acid sequence MKSKTKNLLSEEQIKTLVKVNFGDLCKVGSVTELKGGMFNSVYLIERINEKDKIVLKVGVIPGTTLLTYEQDVMPTEVKCFQLIKEQTTIPTPKILAFDFSKKHINSNYFFMTALEGTSLNKISRKMEKHNLEKIKTDLAGYFAQLHQIRGDYFGYFTDDKKYQYTTWKDAFLHMFDMILKDGREHKVKLPYERIEKVLKDNSNYLEEITIPSLVEYDCHEGNIFVKQVEEEYVIEGILDFERAFWGDPIADFPAAFIMLDDIRKDEAFLNSYLKENKEKKQYTEADAKRYQLYRMYIFTIMAAETFRYGFLYAHLQGTFSKSIVRKCLKELEQL is encoded by the coding sequence ATGAAGAGCAAAACAAAGAATTTGTTATCAGAAGAGCAGATTAAGACACTTGTAAAAGTTAATTTTGGAGATTTATGTAAGGTTGGAAGTGTAACAGAATTAAAAGGCGGCATGTTTAATTCAGTGTATTTGATTGAGAGGATCAATGAAAAAGATAAGATTGTGTTAAAAGTAGGTGTAATACCAGGAACTACTTTGTTAACCTATGAGCAGGATGTAATGCCGACGGAAGTTAAATGTTTTCAATTAATTAAAGAGCAGACAACAATTCCTACACCTAAGATTTTAGCATTCGATTTTAGCAAAAAACATATTAATAGTAATTATTTTTTCATGACAGCCCTGGAAGGTACCTCCTTGAATAAAATATCCAGAAAAATGGAAAAGCATAACCTGGAGAAAATTAAAACTGATCTGGCAGGCTACTTCGCACAGCTGCATCAGATTAGAGGTGATTATTTTGGATACTTTACCGATGATAAAAAATATCAGTATACTACCTGGAAAGATGCATTTTTACATATGTTTGATATGATTTTGAAGGACGGCAGGGAACATAAAGTTAAATTACCCTACGAGAGAATCGAGAAGGTTTTAAAGGATAATTCGAACTATCTGGAAGAGATAACAATCCCGTCACTGGTGGAGTATGATTGTCATGAAGGTAATATTTTTGTAAAGCAGGTTGAAGAGGAATATGTAATAGAAGGTATTCTTGATTTTGAACGTGCTTTCTGGGGAGATCCTATCGCTGATTTCCCGGCAGCCTTTATCATGTTGGATGATATACGAAAAGACGAAGCCTTTTTAAATAGCTATTTGAAGGAAAACAAAGAAAAGAAGCAATATACGGAAGCGGATGCAAAAAGATATCAATTATACCGGATGTATATCTTTACGATTATGGCCGCGGAAACCTTCCGATATGGATTTTTATATGCACACTTACAGGGCACCTTTTCAAAAAGTATTGTTAGGAAATGTTTGAAGGAACTGGAACAGTTATAA